A single genomic interval of Pyrus communis chromosome 7, drPyrComm1.1, whole genome shotgun sequence harbors:
- the LOC137739327 gene encoding uncharacterized protein isoform X1: MDTILNSAISEICSELRNGVSLQTLWPRLEPSLSSSNLDLSPRLKQSLWDGLRAVPTLKLLARNAPFDPADPSIQSVQDAEKLNLKVLADEGLMNNFMGLYHARSANADLRPPQQKALERVAVARTNGITQSQVAKELGIEGRNFHYVVKNLECQGLIVKQPALVRTKEAGDEGESRNIPIVSTNMLYLYRHGKHLGSQQMIEITKEEQAKENFGNGKGSPAHGGGLSGKCVKEDVLVKDYLPEMQAICDKLEEANGKVLVVSDIKKDLGYTGTPGGHKAWRTVCRRLKAAGMVEVFEAKVNDKVECCLRFPENYTPTSFAPKTPRHVDDHCDEDQQMKLRKRKKCEITDQLVELPIEQQIYDLIHATSTEGLTRVEVVERLGISNKKNYNRLATMWSRFGLSVQPEMQKKAMAYRLRTSEEQTSGSANAFHNKSENANENKTADLCVGSPNALDRSGRNQTHSAYDCSTLKGDTASPGNVEHRDINTEPSNGYPRFSESNQILLSPENPQLKFLEPRDTTDSLLSTAMEISGTSAETLPVVLKPLGSGSDPRYPCLSLSEDSTRREKRILQRLQDEKFIIRAELHRWLVSLEKDKCTTTDRKTIDRILKKLQELGHCKCIHINVPVVTNCGRTRTTLVVLHPSIQSLTPELVSEIHDAWRSFEIQSRGQCSSRWKSSGSVPVLKDVQRTQNHASTDIRAMKSEAMRSNGFILAKMIRAKMLHSFLWDYVCSSGSNGAFSSAIDVIELRNPHSSSKLFSLEAAIKAIPVELYLQVVGATKKIDDMLEKCKRGLCLSDLSAEEYKSLMDTHATGRLSLVIEILRRLKLIRLVGDERSKDEILVPYATSTHALELKPYIEEPLSKDSISLSFGSPDLRPRIRHDFVLSNREAVDEYWQTLEYCYAAADPRAALHAFPGSAVSEVSLYKSWTKIRVMTAAQRDELLKRVDKDDASEKLSFKECGKIAKDLNLTLEQVLRVYHDKRQKRLQGLQNRSDEIQSKKRRRVSRKRKRSSEQEPVKSIEIDEVTAQLEEQGHAALTHTVNQSMEETDLLVTSDNKNDTHLQPLVDRLETEQEPEKDFKKLKSARASTRQRRFSWTDEADRHLVLQYVRHRASLGAKFHRVDWASLTDLPAPPSTCQKRMALLKSNRRFRIALMRLCNMISERYAKFLEKTQNRSPRNDDCRLLLRVSAGEDHNGNVPNNSNHNQVTGVQEEPWDDFDDNNIKKALEEVLHYKRISKLDASKRIGSTCEDWSDRNTNSEEYDPQESEFIASATLYEDAQNHSGRGLKISSRRSSCQHLNEKFFKLLHGVNVSTQVSKSLAVSNAVELFKLVFLSTSTAPEVPNLLAEIIRRYSECDLFAAFNYLRERKIMVGGNDSQHFSLSQQFLHNISMSPFPTNSGKRANKFAHWLCERDKDLMEGGIDLPSDLQCGDIFHLFALVSSGELSISPCLPDEGMGEAEDLRTSKRKIDINDFLDGDKTKKLKSFVAGEGEIISRREKGFPGIKVSVYRAAFSTAHAVDLFKDDTPVGKDFGGSYQLVSTSGLSALSPPDHMKEILDSCSTVSVLDSESPWEGMVRYAEHLLPSSSAQDQSSPIRPEVFRSVYSAIQRAGDQGLSIGDVSRIENIPGERMTEFIIDVLQTFERVLKVNAYDSVRFVDSLYRDKYFMTSVPGICQNFEPTSSRKPLGGIDGDLILHPKNCDIGGAHSKGDIIMNADDVHKVTFLNFPENVFELSDEKRTSCVPKGCMEGKEVSPRGDDVDESSRSSSGKLCVPILPWINGDGTVNKIIYKGLRRRVLGVVMQNPGMIEDEIIRRMDVLNPQSCRRLLELLILDKHIYVKKMHHAMPNAIPSVLRTLFGSSVTEPKLVCHEHFFANPMSTSLL; encoded by the exons ATGGACACGATTCTGAACTCCGCCATATCAGAAATCTGTTCGGAGCTCCGAAATGGCGTCTCTCTCCAAACCCTCTGGCCGAGGCTCGAGCCCTCTCTTTCCTCCTCCAACCTCGACCTCTCTCCTCGCCTCAAGCAATCCCTATGGGACGGCCTCCGCGCCGTCCCAACCCTCAAACTCCTCGCCCGAAACGCACCGTTTGACCCTGCAGACCCTTCCATCCAGTCCGTCCAAGACGCCGAGAAACTCAACCTGAAAGTCTTGGCTGACGAGGGTCTCATGAACAACTTCATGGGCCTCTACCATGCCCGCTCCGCCAATGCCGACTTGCGCCCCCCTCAACAGAAAGCTCTTGAGCGTGTCGCCGTGGCTAG AACAAATGGAATTACACAAAGTCAGGTTGCTAAGGAACTTGGAATTGAAGGGAGAAACTTTCATTATGTAGTGAAGAACCTTGAATGCCAAGGGCTAATTGTGAAGCAACCTGCATTAGTAAGGACAAAAGAAGCTGGTGATGAAGGGGAGTCAAGAAACATCCCGATTGTGAGTACCAACATGTTATATTTGTATCGACATGGAAAACATTTAGGCTCTCAACAGATGATTGAGATCACCAAGGAAGAACAGGCTAAGGAGAATTTTGGAAATGGAAAAGGAAGTCCTGCACATGGAGGCGGTTTATCTGGAAAATGTGTTAAAGAGGATGTGCTTGTGAAGGACTATCTACCAGAAATGCAGGCAATCTGTGATAAGCTTGAAGAAGCCAATGGCAAG gtTCTTGTGGTTTCGGATATTAAGAAGGATCTTGGTTACACTGGAACGCCTGGAGGCCATAAAGCTTGGAGAACA GTCTGTCGCAGGTTGAAAGCTGCTGGTATGGTCGAGGTGTTTGAAGCTAAAGTGAATGACAAG GTTGAGTGCTGTCTGCGTTTTCCAGAAAATTATACTCCCACAAGTTTTGCGCCAAAAACTCCTCGACATGTGGATGATCATTGTGATGAAGACCAGCAAATGAagttaagaaaaagaaagaagtgtGAAATCACTGATCAGCTTGTAGAACTTCCAATTGAGCAACAAATTTACGATTTGATACATGCCACAAGCACAGAGGGCTTGACTAGGGTTGAG GTTGTTGAGAGGCTTGGAATTAGCAACAAAAAGAATTACAACCGGCTTGCTACTATGTGGTCTAGGTTTGGGTTGAGTGTTCAGCCAGAAATGCAAAAAAAAGCCATGGCGTACAGGTTGCGCACATCTGAAGAACAGACTTCTGGATCGGCTAATGCTTTTCATAATAAATCAGAAAATGCCAATGAAAATAAAACTGCTGACCTATGTGTTGGCAGCCCAAATGCTCTTGACAGGTCAGGTCGAAATCAAACTCATTCAGCCTATGATTGTTCAACTTTGAAAGGTGATACTGCTAGTCCTGGAAATGTGGAACATAGAGACATTAATACCGAGCCTTCTAATGGATATCCTCGGTTTAGTGAGTCTAACCAGATCCTTCTTTCTCCTGAAAATCCCCAACTAAAATTTCTTGAGCCAAGAGATACGACTGATAGTTTACTGAGCACAGCAATGGAAATAAGTGGCACCTCAGCAGAAACACTACCAGTTGTGTTAAAGCCACTTGGTTCTGGATCAGATCCGAGGTATCCATGTCTGTCTTTGAGTGAGGATAGCACTCGAAGAGAAAAAAGGATACTTCAGCGGCTACAG GATGAGAAGTTTATTATAAGAGCTGAGCTGCATAGGTGGCTTGTGAGTCTGGAGAAGGACAAGTGTACGACAACAGACAGGAAAACTATAGACCGAATTTTAAAGAAACTTCAGGAACTAGGGCACTGTAAGTGCATACATATTAATGTACCTGTTGTCACAAATTGTGGTCGTACCCGTACCACTCTAGTGGTTCTGCACCCATCTATTCAGAGTTTAACTCCCGAACTAGTTTCGGAAATTCATGATGCATGGAGGTCTTTTGAGATTCAAAGCCGTGGCCAATGTTCATCTCGATGGAAGAGCAGTGGATCAGTTCCTGTACTGAAAGATGTTCAGAGGACTCAGAACCATGCCAGTACAGATATCCGAGCTATGAAATCAGAAGCCATGCGTTCTAATGGATTTATTCTGGCAAAGATGATTCGTGCAAAAATGCTACATAGTTTCCTGTGGGACTACGTATGTAGTTCAGGATCTAATGGTGCTTTTTCATCTGCGATAGATGTCATTGAGCTGAGAAATCCTCACAGCAGTAGCAAATTGTTTTCACTGGAGGCAGCAATCAAGGCTATTCCAGTTGAATTGTATTTACAAGTTGTGGGCGCCACTAAAAAAATTGATGATATGCTTGAGAAGTGTAAGAGGGGTTTGTGTCTCTCTGACCTTTCAGCTGAGGAATATAAGTCTCTAATGGACACCCATGCAACTGGAAGGCTCTCATTGGTCATTGAAATTTTACGGCGATTGAAG TTGATTCGACTTGTTGGTGATGAACGTTCAAAAGATGAAATCCTAGTTCCTTATGCCACTTCTACTCATGCATTGGAGCTTAAGCCTTATATAGAAGAACCACTTTCAAAAGATTCAATATCTTTGAGTTTTGGATCTCCTGATCTTCGCCCACGAATCAGACATGATTTTGTCCTCTCAAATAGAGAAGCTGTTGATGAGTATTGGCAAACTTTAGAGTATTGTTATGCTGCTGCTGACCCAAGGGCTGCTTTGCATGCATTTCCTGGATCTGCTGTAAGTGAG GTCTCCCTGTACAAGTCGTGGACCAAAATCCGAGTTATGACAGCTGCTCAGCGTGATGAACTCTTAAAGCGTGTAGACAAGGATGATGCAAGTGAAAAGCTTTCATTTAAAGAGTGTGGGAAGATTGCAAAGGATCTCAATTTGACCTTGGAGCAG GTGCTTCGTGTGTATCATGATAAGCGCCAAAAGCGTCTTCAGGGATTGCAAAATAGAAGTGATGAAATTCAGTCAAAAAAAAGAAGACGTGTTtcacgaaaaaggaagagaTCTTCTGAACAAGAGCCAGTAAAGTCCATTGAAATTGATGAGGTAACTGCACAGTTGGAAGAGCAGGGGCATGCTGCATTAACTCATACTGTGAACCAATCCATGGAAGAAACTGATCTTTTGGTCACTTCAGATAATAAGAATGACACACATTTGCAACCATTGGTTGATCGTCTAGAAACTGAGCAGGAACCtgaaaaagattttaaaaagttaaagTCAGCACGTGCTTCAACACGTCAACGAAGGTTTTCATGGACAGATGAGGCTGACAG GCACTTGGTTCTCCAATATGTAAGACACCGTGCATCTCTTGGGGCAAAATTTCACCGAGTAGATTGGGCTTCACTTACTGACCTTCCAGCACCTCCTAGTACCTGCCAAAAACGAATGGCATTACTCAAAAGTAACAGAAGATTTAGAATAGCTTTAATGAGGCTCTGCAACATGATCAGTGAACGATATGCAAAATTCCTGGAAAAGACCCAGAACAGGTCTCCGAGAAATGATGATTGCAGGCTGCTTTTGCGAGTTTCAGCAGGGGAAGATCATAACGGCAATGTTCCTAACAACAGTAATCATAATCAAGTGACAGGTGTTCAGGAAGAACCATGGGATGATTTTGATGACAATAACATTAAGAAAGCCCTTGAGGAGGTACTTCACTACAAGAGGATATCTAAATTGGATGCCTCAAAACGAATTGGATCTACCTGCGAGGACTGGTCAGATCGTAATACAAATTCAGAAGAATAT GATCCCCAGGAATCGGAATTTATTGCATCAGCTACTCTATATGAGGATGCTCAGAACCATAGTGGAAGAGGATTGAAAATTTCTTCACGGAGATCGAGCTGTCAACATCTTAATGAAAAGTTTTTTAAGCTTTTGCATGGCGTTAATGTTAGTACACAAGTCTCGAAATCACTGGCTGTTTCTAATGCTGTAGAGCTCTTTAAGCTTGTCTTCTTGAGTACCTCAACAGCACCAGAAGTGCCAAATCTGCTCGCAGAAATTATACGGCGTTACTCAGAGTGTGATCTGTTTGCGGCTTTCAACTatcttagagagagaaaaatcaTG GTAGGGGGCAATGACAGTCAACATTTTTCTCTTTCACAGCAGTTCTTGCATAATATTTCTATGTCACCCTTTCCTACTAATTCTGGGAAGAGAGCTAATAAATTCGCGCATTGGCTCTGTGAAAGAGATAAAGATCTTATGGAAGGGGGGATTGATCTCCCTTCAGATTTACAGTGCGGGGACATATTCCATTTGTTTGCTCTAGTTTCTTCTGGTGAACTGTCAATTTCCCCGTGCTTGCCAGATGAAGGCATGGGAGAGGCTGAAGATTTGAGAACCTCGAAACGTAAAATTgatattaatgattttttagaTGGTGATAAGACTAAAAAGCTAAAATCATTTGTGGCGGGCGAAGGTGAAATTATTTCTCGTCGAGAAAAAGGTTTCCCTGGTATCAAGGTATCTGTATATCGTGCAGCATTTTCTACAGCCCATGCTGTAGATTTGTTCAAAGACGATACTCCTGTTGGAAAAGATTTTGGTGGAAGTTATCAACTAGTCAGTACTTCTGGTCTGAGTGCTTTGTCTCCGCCTGACCATATGAAGGAAATCCTTGATTCATGCAGTACTGTCTCTGTATTAGATAGCGAGTCACCTTGGGAAGGTATGGTGCGGTATGCTGAACATTTGCTGCCATCAAGTTCTGCTCAAGATCAATCAAGTCCCATCCGTCCTGAGGTCTTTAGGTCTGTTTACAGTGCtattcaaagggccggagaccaAGGACTGAGCATAGGAGATGTTTCCCGAATAGAAAATATCCCAG GAGAAAGGATGACAGAGTTCATCATTGACGTGCTTCAAACATTTGAACGAGTCTTAAAG GTCAATGCTTACGACTCTGTCCGTTTCGTGGATTCATTGTATCGTGACAAGTATTTTATGACTTCAGTACCCGGTATTTGTCAAAATTTTGAACCAACTTCATCGAGAAAGCCACTAGGAGGCATTGACGGTGATTTGATCCTTCATCCAAAAAACTGTGATATTGGTGGTGCTCATTCAAAGGGGGATATAATTATGAATGCTGATGATGTTCATAAAGTGACGTTTCTTAATTTccctgaaaatgtttttgagctCTCAGATGAAAAACGAACTAGCTGTGTCCCGAAAGGCTGTATGGAAGGCAAAGAAGTTTCGCCTAGAGGGGATGATGTGGACGAATCTTCTAGATCCTCTTCTGGTAAACTATGCGTGCCAATATTGCCATGGATAAATGGTGACGGGACCGTTAACAAGATTATTTACAAGGGACTCCGTAGACGTGTTCTTGGAGTTGTGATGCAAAATCCAGGGATGATAGAG GATGAAATTATTCGCCGCATGGATGTGCTGAATCCCCAG AGCTGCAGAAGGTTATTGGAGTTGTTGATTTTGGATAAACACATTTATGTGAAGAAGATGCATCATGCTATGCCCAACGCGATCCCATCCGTACTAAGAACCCTCTTTGGAAGCAGCGTCACTGAACCAAAGCTAGTATGCCATGAGCATTTCTTTGCAAATCCTATGAGCACGTCCTTGTTATAG
- the LOC137739327 gene encoding uncharacterized protein isoform X2 produces the protein MDTILNSAISEICSELRNGVSLQTLWPRLEPSLSSSNLDLSPRLKQSLWDGLRAVPTLKLLARNAPFDPADPSIQSVQDAEKLNLKVLADEGLMNNFMGLYHARSANADLRPPQQKALERVAVARTNGITQSQVAKELGIEGRNFHYVVKNLECQGLIVKQPALVRTKEAGDEGESRNIPIVSTNMLYLYRHGKHLGSQQMIEITKEEQAKENFGNGKGSPAHGGGLSGKCVKEDVLVKDYLPEMQAICDKLEEANGKVLVVSDIKKDLGYTGTPGGHKAWRTVCRRLKAAGMVEVFEAKVNDKVECCLRFPENYTPTSFAPKTPRHVDDHCDEDQQMKLRKRKKCEITDQLVELPIEQQIYDLIHATSTEGLTRVEVVERLGISNKKNYNRLATMWSRFGLSVQPEMQKKAMAYRLRTSEEQTSGSANAFHNKSENANENKTADLCVGSPNALDRSGRNQTHSAYDCSTLKGDTASPGNVEHRDINTEPSNGYPRFSESNQILLSPENPQLKFLEPRDTTDSLLSTAMEISGTSAETLPVVLKPLGSGSDPRYPCLSLSEDSTRREKRILQRLQDEKFIIRAELHRWLVSLEKDKCTTTDRKTIDRILKKLQELGHCKCIHINVPVVTNCGRTRTTLVVLHPSIQSLTPELVSEIHDAWRSFEIQSRGQCSSRWKSSGSVPVLKDVQRTQNHASTDIRAMKSEAMRSNGFILAKMIRAKMLHSFLWDYVCSSGSNGAFSSAIDVIELRNPHSSSKLFSLEAAIKAIPVELYLQVVGATKKIDDMLEKCKRGLCLSDLSAEEYKSLMDTHATGRLSLVIEILRRLKLIRLVGDERSKDEILVPYATSTHALELKPYIEEPLSKDSISLSFGSPDLRPRIRHDFVLSNREAVDEYWQTLEYCYAAADPRAALHAFPGSAVSEVSLYKSWTKIRVMTAAQRDELLKRVDKDDASEKLSFKECGKIAKDLNLTLEQVLRVYHDKRQKRLQGLQNRSDEIQSKKRRRVSRKRKRSSEQEPVKSIEIDEVTAQLEEQGHAALTHTVNQSMEETDLLVTSDNKNDTHLQPLVDRLETEQEPEKDFKKLKSARASTRQRRFSWTDEADSLRF, from the exons ATGGACACGATTCTGAACTCCGCCATATCAGAAATCTGTTCGGAGCTCCGAAATGGCGTCTCTCTCCAAACCCTCTGGCCGAGGCTCGAGCCCTCTCTTTCCTCCTCCAACCTCGACCTCTCTCCTCGCCTCAAGCAATCCCTATGGGACGGCCTCCGCGCCGTCCCAACCCTCAAACTCCTCGCCCGAAACGCACCGTTTGACCCTGCAGACCCTTCCATCCAGTCCGTCCAAGACGCCGAGAAACTCAACCTGAAAGTCTTGGCTGACGAGGGTCTCATGAACAACTTCATGGGCCTCTACCATGCCCGCTCCGCCAATGCCGACTTGCGCCCCCCTCAACAGAAAGCTCTTGAGCGTGTCGCCGTGGCTAG AACAAATGGAATTACACAAAGTCAGGTTGCTAAGGAACTTGGAATTGAAGGGAGAAACTTTCATTATGTAGTGAAGAACCTTGAATGCCAAGGGCTAATTGTGAAGCAACCTGCATTAGTAAGGACAAAAGAAGCTGGTGATGAAGGGGAGTCAAGAAACATCCCGATTGTGAGTACCAACATGTTATATTTGTATCGACATGGAAAACATTTAGGCTCTCAACAGATGATTGAGATCACCAAGGAAGAACAGGCTAAGGAGAATTTTGGAAATGGAAAAGGAAGTCCTGCACATGGAGGCGGTTTATCTGGAAAATGTGTTAAAGAGGATGTGCTTGTGAAGGACTATCTACCAGAAATGCAGGCAATCTGTGATAAGCTTGAAGAAGCCAATGGCAAG gtTCTTGTGGTTTCGGATATTAAGAAGGATCTTGGTTACACTGGAACGCCTGGAGGCCATAAAGCTTGGAGAACA GTCTGTCGCAGGTTGAAAGCTGCTGGTATGGTCGAGGTGTTTGAAGCTAAAGTGAATGACAAG GTTGAGTGCTGTCTGCGTTTTCCAGAAAATTATACTCCCACAAGTTTTGCGCCAAAAACTCCTCGACATGTGGATGATCATTGTGATGAAGACCAGCAAATGAagttaagaaaaagaaagaagtgtGAAATCACTGATCAGCTTGTAGAACTTCCAATTGAGCAACAAATTTACGATTTGATACATGCCACAAGCACAGAGGGCTTGACTAGGGTTGAG GTTGTTGAGAGGCTTGGAATTAGCAACAAAAAGAATTACAACCGGCTTGCTACTATGTGGTCTAGGTTTGGGTTGAGTGTTCAGCCAGAAATGCAAAAAAAAGCCATGGCGTACAGGTTGCGCACATCTGAAGAACAGACTTCTGGATCGGCTAATGCTTTTCATAATAAATCAGAAAATGCCAATGAAAATAAAACTGCTGACCTATGTGTTGGCAGCCCAAATGCTCTTGACAGGTCAGGTCGAAATCAAACTCATTCAGCCTATGATTGTTCAACTTTGAAAGGTGATACTGCTAGTCCTGGAAATGTGGAACATAGAGACATTAATACCGAGCCTTCTAATGGATATCCTCGGTTTAGTGAGTCTAACCAGATCCTTCTTTCTCCTGAAAATCCCCAACTAAAATTTCTTGAGCCAAGAGATACGACTGATAGTTTACTGAGCACAGCAATGGAAATAAGTGGCACCTCAGCAGAAACACTACCAGTTGTGTTAAAGCCACTTGGTTCTGGATCAGATCCGAGGTATCCATGTCTGTCTTTGAGTGAGGATAGCACTCGAAGAGAAAAAAGGATACTTCAGCGGCTACAG GATGAGAAGTTTATTATAAGAGCTGAGCTGCATAGGTGGCTTGTGAGTCTGGAGAAGGACAAGTGTACGACAACAGACAGGAAAACTATAGACCGAATTTTAAAGAAACTTCAGGAACTAGGGCACTGTAAGTGCATACATATTAATGTACCTGTTGTCACAAATTGTGGTCGTACCCGTACCACTCTAGTGGTTCTGCACCCATCTATTCAGAGTTTAACTCCCGAACTAGTTTCGGAAATTCATGATGCATGGAGGTCTTTTGAGATTCAAAGCCGTGGCCAATGTTCATCTCGATGGAAGAGCAGTGGATCAGTTCCTGTACTGAAAGATGTTCAGAGGACTCAGAACCATGCCAGTACAGATATCCGAGCTATGAAATCAGAAGCCATGCGTTCTAATGGATTTATTCTGGCAAAGATGATTCGTGCAAAAATGCTACATAGTTTCCTGTGGGACTACGTATGTAGTTCAGGATCTAATGGTGCTTTTTCATCTGCGATAGATGTCATTGAGCTGAGAAATCCTCACAGCAGTAGCAAATTGTTTTCACTGGAGGCAGCAATCAAGGCTATTCCAGTTGAATTGTATTTACAAGTTGTGGGCGCCACTAAAAAAATTGATGATATGCTTGAGAAGTGTAAGAGGGGTTTGTGTCTCTCTGACCTTTCAGCTGAGGAATATAAGTCTCTAATGGACACCCATGCAACTGGAAGGCTCTCATTGGTCATTGAAATTTTACGGCGATTGAAG TTGATTCGACTTGTTGGTGATGAACGTTCAAAAGATGAAATCCTAGTTCCTTATGCCACTTCTACTCATGCATTGGAGCTTAAGCCTTATATAGAAGAACCACTTTCAAAAGATTCAATATCTTTGAGTTTTGGATCTCCTGATCTTCGCCCACGAATCAGACATGATTTTGTCCTCTCAAATAGAGAAGCTGTTGATGAGTATTGGCAAACTTTAGAGTATTGTTATGCTGCTGCTGACCCAAGGGCTGCTTTGCATGCATTTCCTGGATCTGCTGTAAGTGAG GTCTCCCTGTACAAGTCGTGGACCAAAATCCGAGTTATGACAGCTGCTCAGCGTGATGAACTCTTAAAGCGTGTAGACAAGGATGATGCAAGTGAAAAGCTTTCATTTAAAGAGTGTGGGAAGATTGCAAAGGATCTCAATTTGACCTTGGAGCAG GTGCTTCGTGTGTATCATGATAAGCGCCAAAAGCGTCTTCAGGGATTGCAAAATAGAAGTGATGAAATTCAGTCAAAAAAAAGAAGACGTGTTtcacgaaaaaggaagagaTCTTCTGAACAAGAGCCAGTAAAGTCCATTGAAATTGATGAGGTAACTGCACAGTTGGAAGAGCAGGGGCATGCTGCATTAACTCATACTGTGAACCAATCCATGGAAGAAACTGATCTTTTGGTCACTTCAGATAATAAGAATGACACACATTTGCAACCATTGGTTGATCGTCTAGAAACTGAGCAGGAACCtgaaaaagattttaaaaagttaaagTCAGCACGTGCTTCAACACGTCAACGAAGGTTTTCATGGACAGATGAGGCTGACAG TTTAAGGTTTTAG
- the LOC137739988 gene encoding protein ELF4-LIKE 4-like, with amino-acid sequence MEGGMFTGIGNGTQLDTKVVQTFQKSFVQVQDILDQNRLLINEINQNHESKIPDNLSRNVGLIRELNNNIRRVVDLYADLSGSFSMSMEASSEAESGGTLKSDGKSSEKRIRSG; translated from the coding sequence ATGGAAGGTGGTATGTTTACAGGTATAGGAAATGGAACACAACTAGATACCAAAGTTGTGCAGACATTCCAGAAGAGCTTTGTGCAGGTGCAAGACATTTTGGATCAGAACCGGTTGCTAATTAACGAGATTAACCAAAACCACGAGTCGAAGATCCCTGATAACCTCAGCCGGAATGTTGGCTTAATTAGAGAGCTTAACAACAACATTAGAAGGGTGGTAGATCTATATGCTGATCTCTCCGGCTCGTTTTCCATGTCAATGGAAGCTTCCTCAGAAGCTGAATCAGGTGGGACTTTGAAATCAGATGGGAAATCGAGCGAGAAGAGAATTAGATCCGGGTAA